GAAGCTCGCGGTGCGGCTGATGTTGCCCGAGAAGCGCCGGATCTGGACCCGCAGATATTCACGCTCGAAGCTCTCCCGAGCTTCGCGCAGCGGCGAACCCATGATCGACAGCGTGGCCGAGGACAGACCGCCCGACCCGCCACTGTCGAGCACCTCGGTCGGAAGCATGTCGACGTCGATCCGCGCCAGCCGGTCGGTCGGCGCCATGATCACGGTCCGCTCGATAATGTTCCGCAACTGGCGGACGTTGCCGGGCCAGTCATGCGCCTGGAGCGCCGCCAGCGCCTCGTCGGACAGGTTGGGCGGGGGCATCCGCCGTTCGGCCGCGAACCGAGCAAGATAATGGGCGCTCAGCTCCGGAATGTCCTCGCGCCGTTCGCGCAGCGGCGGGATGCGTACCGGTACGACGTTGAGGCGGTAATAGAGGTCTTCGCGGAAGCGTCCGGCGGCAATCTCTTCCGACAGGTTGCGCGAGGTGGCCGACAGCACCCGCACATCGACCTTGACCGGACGCTGCCCGCCGACCCGGGTGAAGCTCTGGTCGGTGAGCACCCGCAGAATCTTGCCCTGCGTGGTCGGCGGCATGTCGGCAATCTCGTCAAGGAACAGCGTCCCGCCGTGCGCCTGCTCGAGGAAGCCGGGCCGTGCGACACCGTCACTGTCGGAGCCGAACAGCTCCTCCTCGACCCGGTCCGGGTCCATTCGCGCCGCCGCCACCGTGACGAACGGGCCACCCGCGCGGGTGCTCCAGTTATGGATGGTGCGCGCGGCAATCTCCTTGCCGACGCCCGCCGGCCCGGTGATCAGCACCCGGCTGCCGGTCGGCGCGACCCGCTTGAGGGTCGCGCGGACGGTGTTGATGGCTATGGAGGAGCCATTGAGTTGATCATCGGTCCCAACCCGCAGCTTGAGGTCGGCGTTCTCGCGCCGCAGCCGGTCGGTCTCGGTCGCGCGCCCCACCAGGTGAAGCAGACGGCTGGCCTCGAACGGCTTTTCGATGAAGTCGATCGCGCCTTCGCGGATCGCGGCAACGGCGGTGTCGAGATTGCCGTGCCCGCTGATCATCAGCACCGGCAGCGAGGGATCGCGCCGCTTGACCTCTTCGAGCAACTGCAGCCCGTCCATCCGCGAGCCCTGAAGCCACACGTCGAGCAGGACCAGGCTCGGTCGGCGGCTCTCGATCGCGTCGAGCGCTTCGGTCGAATTGCCCGCCGAGCGGACAGCATAGCCCTCGTCCTCCAGAACTCCTGCTACCAGGTCACGGATGTCGGCCTCGTCGTCGACCACCAGCACTTCAAGTGCCATATCAGGCTGACTCCTCGTCTTGGGGTTGTTCGGCCGCCTCGGCGAGCAGCGCCAGGCGGGCTAGGTCGAAGGCGATGCGAACGTGCGTCCCGCCTCCGGCGCGATCGAGGAAGGCGATTTCACCGCCATGTTCCTCGACGATCTTCTTGACGATGGCGAGGCCGAGGCCAGTGCCCCGCACCCGCGTCGTCATATAGGGTTCGGTCAGCCGTTCACGATCCTGCGGCAGCCCGATGCCCGTATCATTCAGGTCCATGACAAGCTGCCGGCTGTCCTTGCTGAGACGCAAGGTCACACGGTCGCCTTCCAGGCTTTGCTCACCGCGATTCCGCCTGCTTTCAATGGCTTCCACGGCGTTCTTTACCACGTTCGTCAAGGCCTGGCCAAGCTGGCCGCGGTCGCAGATCATCCGGATGTCGCCCTGCGGAGGGACCAGGGCAAAGGTGATACCCGGGTGCGCCACCTCATGCAGGAACAGGCTGGTGCGGGCGATGTCGTGGACATTCTCCTCGCGGAACTTGGGCTTGGGCATCCGCGCGAAGTTGCTGAACTCGTCGACCATCCGGCGCAGGTTGTCGACCTGACGGACGATGGTCTCGGTCAGACGGCCGAAGGTCTCGGGGTCGCTCTGCACTTCCTTTCCAAAGCGCCGCTGGATGCGTTCGGCGGCAAGCTGGATCGGGGTCAGCGGGTTCTTGATCTCATGCGCAATGCGCCGCGCGATGTCGGACCAGGCGGCGCGGCGCTGGTCTGCCAATTGCTCGGTGATATCGTCGAAGGTCAGCACCCAGCCATCGGCATAGCGCACCCGCTTCACTGCCAGCGTCCGCTGCCCACCCTCGGCCCGCACCAGCACGTCTGCTTCACGCTGGTCGCCGCAGAGGAATTCTTCCAGTTCGTGGCTGACCTCGTGGAGCGTTCGCTGCTCGATCCCCTCCGCTCCATGCTGGAGTAATGCCTCGGCCGAGCGATTGGTGAGCAGGATGCGGCGATCGTCGTCGAGCGCGATGACGCCAGCGGTTACCGACCCCAGCACCGCCTCGATGAAGGCACGGCGGGTTTCGAGCTGGGTGTTCACCGCCTTCAGCGCCCCGGTCTGCTCCTCGAGCCGCCCGGTCATCCGATTAAAGGCCTCGGACAGGACGCCGATCTCGTCATCCTTGCGATTGACGGCGACGCGCGTCGAAAAGTCGCCCTCCTCGACCCGTCCAGCGGCGGTGACCAATCCGCCAAGCGGCCGCACCAATCGATCTGCAAGCCTGAGGGCAACAACGATCGCAAGCCCGACGATGATCAGCGAGCCGAGCAGCAGCGCCGCATTGAAGCGCAATTGATAAAGGCGAGCCCGTTCCTGTAGCGTGCGATAATCGATCAGGACGCTGTCGGCTCGGTCCAGTTGTTGCTTGAGGGCAGGCTCGAACACGCGCGCCGAATATAGGAAAAGTCCGCTCTCCTCTGGGATCCGGGTCAGGGTACCGACCCGATCCGATGAGTTGACCTCGACCCAATCGCGCCCCTCAAGCTCCTTTAGCTTTGCCGGAGTGATGAGGCTTTCGAGCGGACGGTCATACGGATTTACCAGCACCTGCGTACGGATCACCGCATCATCACCGGCAGTGAAGATGATCGCTTCGCTCAAGTTCCGCGGCAGCACCTGCGACCGCGCGAAAGCGTCAGCAAACCGGATATCGTCAAGCGAATAGCGCGGCAGGAGAATGCGAACGACGTCCGTCGCCATGGTGGTCGTCTCGGCCGCGACGCGATCAACCTCCTGCTGGTAGGCGCCTCGGGCAATCTGCACGCTGTTCTCCAGCATGCCGCGAGCCTTGTTCGAGAACCAGAATTCGAGCCCCGATTGCAGCAGGAACGAAGCGAAGATGGCGACCAGGACCGTCGGCACCGCCGCAATGATCGAGAACAGCGCGACCAGTCTGGTGTGAAGTAATCCCGTACCAAGTTCGCCTTGTGCCGCCCGCCTGACCGCCAGGCGCCGGGTCAACAGGACCATCAGCAAGATCGCCGGAACAAGATTGCCGACGAGGAGCAAGGCGATCAGCGGCGGAGACGCCATCTCGGTGGGATCGCCTCGGGCGAGCGTGGCGTAACTGGTGGCCAGCATCGCAAGCAAAACGCCCGCGGCGATCAATTCGAGAACCCGGTAGAAGCGACCGTTCGCGCGTTCCGACGCCAGCCAGCGCTTCAGGCTGGGTGGCTGATCAAGCGTGGAAGCGGCCGAGCGGGCATCCATGCGCGAGCCCTAGCATGGACTTGTGGCGCAAAGAACACACTTTGTGGCGATGGCCGTTAACTTATTTTCTCGTTCCCCTGCGCGGGGATAGCTCAGGCTGCCGCGCGGCTGAGCCAGGGCGCATAGAATTCCCGCAGCATCTGCACCACCTGCCGGGGATCGTCCTGCGTGTTGACCTTCTGACGGAATTCCGCCGATCCATGCAGTCCCTTGGTGTACCAGCCGATATGCTTGCGGGCGAGGTTGACCCCGGTCACCGTGCCATAGAGTGACTGCATGGCGTCATATTGCTCGAGAATGATCGCCAGTTGCTCGTCTAGGCTGGGATCGGGCCGCTCTCCGCCGGCGAGGTCCGCCAGCACCTGGCCGAGCAGCCACGGGCGGCCATAGGCGCCGCGGCCGATCATCACCCCGTCGGCGCCCGACTGGGCGAGCGCCTCGCGCGCATCGGCGCGGCTGTTGATGTCGCCGTTGACGATTACCGGCAGGGTCACCGCGTCCTTGACCTTGCGGACGAACGACCAGTCGGCCGACCCCTTGTACATCTGGTTGCGGGTGCGGCCGTGGACGGTAATCATCTGCGCGCCGAGGTCCTGCGCAATGCGAGCCAGTTCGGGGGCGTTGAGGCTTTCGTGACACCAGCCCATCCGCATCTTCACGGTCACCGGCACCGACACCGCCTTGACGGTGGCTTCGATGATCGCGGCGGCCAGCGGCAGGTCGCGCATCAGGGCGCTTCCGGCGTCCCCGTTCACCACCTTCTTGACCGGGCAGCCCATGTTGATGTCGATGATCGCCGCGCCGCGCTGCTCGTTCAGCCGCGCTGCGTCGGCCATTTCCTTTGGGCTGCAGCCGGCGAGCTGAAGGCTGACCGGCTCCTCGCTCGGGTCCCACAACGCCTTCTGCAGGCTCTGCCGGGTTTCGCGGATCGCGGCCTGGCTGGCGATCATCTCGCTGACCGTCAGCCCGGCGCCGAAGCGCTTCACGATCTTGCGGAACGGCAGGTCGCTGACGCCGGTCATCGGCGCCAGGATGACCGGCGCGTCGATGCGGACCGGACCGATCGAGATGGGCTTGAAACTGTCCATGGGAGCGGGCGCCTTTACAGGAGCGGCCACAAACGGGCAAGGCGCCGCTCGTGGACCAGGTCACCGCCCTCATCGTCGCCGCCGGCTTCGGCACCCGCATGGGCGGCGAACTTCCCAAGCAATATCGCCCCCTCGCCGGCAAGCCGCTGCTGCGGCATGCAGTGGAGGCGCTGATCGGCCACCCGCGGATCAGCGCGGTCCGCGTCGTCATCGGCAACGGTCAGGAGGATCAGGCACGCGCAGCTCTCGCTGGCCTCGATGTTGGCACACCGATCATCGGAGGCGCCGAACGCGCCGACAGCGTCCGCGCCGGGCTTGAGGCGATCGGCGACGGCATTGTCCTGGTCCACGACGCCGCCCGCCCCTTCTGCCCGCCCGTGGTGATCGATCGCCTGCTCGATGCGCTCGGCAAGGCTGACGGCGCGGTCCCGGTGCTGCCCGTCGCCGACACCCTCGCCAAGGGCGACAGCGAGCTGCGCGGAACCGTCAACCGCATCCAGTTGCTCCGCGTCCAGACTCCGCAGGCCTTCCACCTCGAGGACCTGCGCTACGCCTATGACGAAGCCGCCAGCAGCGCGCCGACCGACGAGTCCACCGTCATGCAGCATGCCGGGCTCAAGGTTGCGACCGTCGCCGGCGATGAAAGCCTTCATAAACTTACCTCGCCAAGAGATTGGGAACGCGCCGAAATGATGCTCGCCGCTCGCATGATCAGCCGTTCCGGCACCGGCTTCGACGTTCACGCCTTCGAGGGCCCCGGCCCGCTGATCATGGGGGGGATCACGATCGATCATCCGCAGGGACTGGCAGGACACAGCGATGCTGACGTCGTGCTCCACGCCATCACCGACGCCCTGCTCGGCGCCGCGGCGCTGGGGGACATCGGGCAGCATTTCCCGCCCTCCGACCCGCAGTGGAAAGGCGCGGCGAGCGACCGTTTCCTGCGCCACGCCGCCGACCTGATCGGCGCGAAAGGTGGGATCATCGATCATGTCGACTGCACGGTAATCTGCGAGGCGCCCAAGGTCGGGCCGCACCGCGCCGCCATCCAGGCCCGCGTCGCCGAGATCCTCGATCTCCAGTCCGAGGCAGTCAGCATCAAAGCAACTACCACCGAACAGCTCGGTTTCATTGGCAGGCGCGAAGGCATAGCTGCATCGGCGATCGCCACCGTCCGCCTGCCCGCCTGAGGTTCGTGCCATGGACTCGCTGCTGCCGCCAGAACTCGTCGCCCTCGCCGCCGCAGTGATCGAGAAGAACAAGGCGATCGGCCGGCGGATCGCGGTGGCCGAAAGCTGCACTGGCGGCCTGGTCAGCGCCGCCCTGACCGAGGTCCCTGGCAGCAGTGCCGTGTTCGAGGCCGGCTACGTTACTTACGCCAACGAGGCCAAGATCAAGGCGCTCGGCGTGTCCGAGGACGTGCTCGACACATTTGGCGCGGTCAGCATCGCTACCGCCTGGGCGATGGCGAGAGGCGCCCTGCTCCGCTCGGGCGCCGACGTCGCGGTGGCGATCACCGGTATCGCCGGCCCCGACGGAGGAACCGCCGCCAAGCCGGTCGGCACCGTGGTTTTCGCGAGAGCCGAACGCGGTCAGGAGGATGAGGCGATCATCGCCGACACCAAATGCTTCGACCCTGCTTCGGGCCGCAGCAATATCCGCCTTCAGGCGGCGCTATGTGCGTTGGAGTTGCTCGAGCCGTAAAGCGCGTTGGCCCGCTCCTCGAAGGCGTTGGTCATCTTGCGCAGCGCGCGGTCGAACACTTGGCCCGCCACCGCTTCGAAGATCCGATTGCGGAACGCGAAATCGACGGTGAAGCCAAGATTGGTCCCACCCTCCGCCGGCTCGAACCGCCATTCGTTGTGGAGGAACTTGAGCGGCCCCTCGACATAATCGACCTCGATCCGGCTCGGCCGCTGCTTGGTGACGCGGCTGGTGAACCGCTCACGGAAGGCGCCGAAGCCGACGATGAGGTCGGCCACCAGCTCGGTCTCGCTCGACGAACGCACGCGGACCGCGGTTACCCACGGTAGGAATTCGTCATAGCGCTTCACGTCGGCGACCAAATCGAACAGCTGGTCGGGCGTATAGGGCAGGAACCGTTGCTCGCTGTGGCGGGGCATCGGGCCTAGCGGGCGAGCCGCTCCGCGCGGGCGGCCTGCATCGTCTTGAAGTCGTCGCCGGCGTGATAGCTCGAGCGGGTGAGCGGCGAGGCGGCGACCAGCAGGAAGCCCTTGGCGCGGGCGATTGCTGCGTAGGAATTGAATGCCTGGGGAGTGACGAACTCTTCCACTGTCGCGTGGCGCGGGGTCGGCTGGAGATACTGGCCCATGGTCAGGAAATCGATGTCGGCCGAACGCATGTCGTCCATCACCTGATGGACCTCGAGCCGCTGCTCTCCCAAGCCGACCATCACGCCGGACTTGGTGAACATCGCCGGATTGCGGCGCTTTACGCTCTCCAGCAACCGCAGCGAGGCGTAGTAACGCGCGCCCGGACGGATCGTCGGATACAGCCGCGGTACCGTCTCGAGGTTGTGGTTGTAAACGTCGGGCCCGGCATCGACGATCCGCGCTACCGCATCCTCGCTCTTGTTGCGGAAGTCGGGCGTCAGGATTTCGATAGTGGTCTTCGGCGTCTCGCGGCGAAGCGCCTCGATCACCTTGACGAACTGGCTGGCTCCGCCGTCGGGAAGGTCGTCGCGGTCCACGCTGGTGACCACGATATGCTCAAGCCCGAGTTGGGCGGCGGCGATCGCGGTGTTCTGCGGCTCGAACGGATCAACCGCGCGCGGCATGCCGGTCTTGACGTTGCAGAAGGCGCAGGCCCGGGTGCAGGTATCGCCCAGGATCATCACCGTGGCGTGCTTCTTGGTCCAGCACTCACCGATATTGGGGCAGGCCGCCTCTTCGCACACGGTGGCAAGCTTGAGGCTGCGCATCAGGCGCCGGGTTTCGGCATAGCCTTCGCTGGTCGGGGCCTTGACCCTGATCCAGTCCGGCTTGCGGACGCGCGGGGGGTTGGGAAGCGGCAGATCGGCGGGCGCGTTCATGGCCGCCATGTAGCGAGGAGGGGCGGCATCTGCCACCCCTCCCCTGCTCCGCTTAGCAGCGGGTCGTGTTGTCGTAGATCGGCTGGCCGTTGCGATCGACGTAATAGCAATAGCCGCGGGTATCGCGGTAATATTGGCGGCCGTTGACCACCGCGCCGATAACCGCGCCGGCAACGCCGCCGGCAACCGCGCCGCCGACCGTCGATACGCCCGGTACGACCGCACCGAGCACACCGCCGGCCACCGCGCCAACTGCTGCGCCCGTCGCGGCACGGCTAGCCGTGCTGCTGCGGCCGTCGTTGTAATATCCGTCGCCGGTCGTGGCGCAAGCGCCGAGCGAAAGGCTGCTGGCGAGAACCGCCGTCATCATTGCCTTGTTCATGGGTCCGTCTCCTGAGGTAACAGCGTAGATAGCGCCCTTGACCGCCTCGAAGTTCCATCGCCCCCCGATTGCCATCCCCCCGCGCCTGTTCTAGCCGCGGGAACGAACGTAGTTCAGTCGCTTTCTGCCGAGGTTTCTCGAACGAGCTTTCATGTCAGAATTCAAAGCCCTCCTTCGCGGTTATGGCCGCTTTCGCTCCTCCGGATATCGTGACCAGCATCGCCGCTGGGAAACCCTGGCGGAAGGCCAGGAGCCGCCGGTGATGATCATCGGCTGCTGCGACAGCCGGGTCGATCCGGCGACCATTTTCGACACCGTTCCGGGGCAGGCCTTCATCCTGCGCAACGTCGCCAATCTCGTCCCCCCGTTCGAACTGGGCGGCGGTCTCCACGGAGTGTCGGCAGCGCTTGAATTCGCGGTCACCAAGCTGGGGGTGAAGCATATCGTCATCATGGGTCACGGCGCCTGCGGCGGGATCAGCGCGGCGCTCGCCGGCCATGGCGAGCCCGACCGGATCTTCATCGACAAGTGGATTGGCCTGCTCGACGGTGCCCGCGACCGGGTGCTCGCCGCCGCGCCGCAGAATCCGCAGCACGCGCTCGAGCTCGAGGGGGTCAAGGTCAGCCTCGCGAATCTGCGAACCTTCCCCTTCGTTGCCGAGCGCGAAGCCACCGGGCAATTGCAGCTGCACGGCTGCTGGTTCGCCATCGCCGAGGGCACCCTGTACGAATTCGACGAGCAGGCCGGGCGGTTCGAACCCGTCCCCGAAGACGCCTGAGCGGATGGACCGCGACCGCAACATCGCCCTGCTCATCGATGCCGACAACGCGTCGCCCGATCACCTGGACGAAGTCCTGCTGGTTCTGGGCGAGCTCGGCGCGATCAACGTCCGCCGGGCCTACGGCAACTGGTCTAAGCCGGCGCTCAAGGGCTGGGGCCAGCTGACCACGCAGCATTCGATCCAGCCGATCCAGCAGTTCGACGTGGTCAAGGGCAAGTCCGCGACGGACATGCGGATGGTGATCGACGCGATGGACATGCTCTATCGCGGCGGGCTCGAGGGTCTCGGCATCATGTCGAGCGACAGCGACTTCCTCCCCCTCGCCCAGCGCATCCGCGAGGCCGGGATCCCGGTCTACGGCTTTGGAACTGCCAAAACCCCGATCAGCTTCCAGAACAGCTGCACCCGCTTCTTCGACGTCGCCGCACTCGCTCAGAACGGCGAGCAGACCGACGCCGCCGACAACAAGGCGCGGGCCGCCGATGATTCGCTGCTCGAGCTGCTCGGCGCCGCCTGGAAACAGAGCAAGCGCGACGGCGAGGGCTTCGCCTCCCTGTCCGAGGTTGGCCAGCGGGCCAAGGCAGTGCAGAGCTTCTCGGTCCGCAATTACGGTGCCCGCTCGCTCAAGGAGCTGGTTCGCGGCATGCCCGAGTTTCAGGTCAAGGAGACCGATGGCGGCGCGCTGCTCGTACGTCGGGTCCGCTAAGGCGCCCAAGGAACCCTCGCTCCGCTCCTCCGTTCCGCCAGTCGAACCATTATCTGGGAGACTGACACGTGGCCGATGCCGAGCGCGCCGAGGAGCTGAAGCAGCTGTTCTGGGAAGAGCTGAAAGACAGTCCGTTCGTGATGATCGGCCTGCAGGGGGTCGAGGACAGCCGCACCCGGCCGTGGACCGCGCAGGTCAACTGGCAGGACGACAAGGAACTCAATCAAGGCGGCGACATCTACTTCTTCGGCGCCAAGTCCGAAGCGATCGTCAAAGGCCTGAGCGAGAACAATCGGGTGGTCTGCACCTTCGTGTCGAAGGGGCATAAGGTCTTCGCGCACATCCACGGCACGCTGGAACTGGTCAACGACCGTGCGCTGGTCGACAAGTTCTGGAACCCGTTCATCGCCAGCTGGTACAAGGACGGCAAGGACGATCCCGAGCTGCAGCTGCTCCGCTTCGACACGTCGAAGGCCGAGATCTGGAAGGCCGAAGCCGGCGCCACATTGGTCGCGGCAGCGCTGAAGATGATAGGGCGCGATCCGGGCAAGGACCATCAGCAGGAAAATCAGGCGGAAGTGGCCCTGTAGATAGTTGCAAATCAGATACAGTTCTCCGCAGTTTCGCGCTGCGGAGAGCTTTTGTCTGGAACCGGACATACAACGCGCCGTTCATCCGCCACGCGCCGGGCAACCGGGCGTGCATCGTTCTGAATCGTCAACGGATCCTTGCCTTGGCTACCGACCCACATCGCGAAGCGAACCGCACCATCGGCGACTTTGAAGATCCCTGCCAAGATTCCGGCGTGCTGCAGGCGAAGGCTGCTCGCTGCCGCCGACTTGCTGCGGGGATCTCCGACCGGCAAGCGGCCGACGTCCTCAAAGGGATGGCGCAAAGCTACCAGGACGCGGCAGATCGCCTGACTTCCCTCGACCCGCGGGGCTGACCGGCAGGACTGGCGCCGGCACCTGTTCCTGGTCTAGCGCCGTTTCATGGCGCGTTCCTCCTCCCGCTCCCTTGGCAAGCGCAGGTCCCGGTCGTGGCCGGCGCGACTGGCGCTGGGCTTGCTCAAGCTGATCCTCGCCCTGCTGCTCCTGTCCGTCGGCTGGGTGCTGCTCTATCGCTTCGTCAATCCGCCGATCACCGCGACCATGATCGGTGACGTCGTCGCCGGACGCGGGGCCGAGCGCGAGTGGATGAGCCTCGACGAGATCGATCGCGACATGGTCCGTGCGGTGGTGGGCGGCGAGGACAGCAAGTTCTGCGCCCATTCGGGGTTCGATTGGGATGCGATCACCGACGCGGCCCGGCGTAATGCCAGCGGCGGCCGGATCCGCGGCGGTTCCACCATCAGCCAGCAGACCGCCAAGAACGCCTTCCTGTGGCAGGGTGGCGGCTACGTCCGCAAGGGGATGGAGGCCTGGTTCACTTTCCTGATCGAGCAGCTGTGGGGCAAGCGTCGGATCATGGAAGTCTATCTTAACGTCGCCGAGACCGGCATCGGCACCTACGGCGTCAACGCCGGCGCGCGGCGCTATTTCGGCCATGACGCCAGCGCGATGACCCGCACCGAGGCGGCACGGATGGCCGCCGTCCTGCCCTTGCCCAAGGGCCGCGACGCGATCGCGCCGCGCGGCTTCACCCGGCGCTACGGCAACAGCATCGCCGGACGGATCGGCACGGTCGCCCGAGATGGTCTCGACAATTGCGTCTACGCCGGCACCACCGCCCCGCGCGACCGCACGCCGCCGCCGAGCCGCGGCCCGGTCACCCTGCCGGGCTCGGACGTCGAGACGTCGACCCCGCCCCCTCCCCCGCCGCGCGAGGTCCTCGACCAATTGCCGCCGGCCGTCGAGCAGCCCGAAGCTGCGCCCGAGCCGCCTGTAAGCGACGAGCTTGCGCCGGTTGAACCTCCTACGGAACCAGAGCCCGAACCGGCGCCCGCGGGGACCGACAACGGTCTTTAGGGGAACAGGTGCTCGACCGTGACGTCGGGCAAGGTCTCGCGGATCAGCATGCTTCGGTGGCAGCCCTCGGGGTGCCGTTCAAAACACAGCAGTGCCGAGGGCTTTTCGCGCACCAATTCGCCAAGCTGCGCGGCGGCGGCCATCGCCTCGGGCAGTTCGAGCTGCCCGGCGTAGATGCGTTCCATCTCGGCGGTCCGGCCCTTGCGCGCGGCCTCGCGGCCGTCGGCCGGGGTGCCGAGCGCGCGCAGGTGGACATAGCCGATGCCCTCTTCCTCCAGCGCCAGCCGAAGCGGTGTCTTGGAGAAACCCGGACGCCGCGACAGCGGCAGTGCCCGGACGTCGATCACCTGGGCAACTCCGGCGGCCTTGAGCGCGGCGATGAATTCGCCCGTTGTGGTCGCCTCATAGCCGATGGTGAAGACCCGCGGGGTCGTCAGACCGGCCCCACCAGCGGAAAGCTCGGGATCGCCACGTCAAACCCGCGGCCGTCATCATCGACCATCGAGTAACTACCACTCATGCGCCCGGTCGGTGTCGGTAGCGGGCAGCCGGAAACATAGTCATACGATTGTCCCGCCGCGATCCGCGGCATTTCCCCGACGACGCCTTCGCCGCGCACTTCGTGAACCGCTCCGCGGCCGTCGGTAATGGTCCAGCTACGGGCGAGCAGCTGGACGCTCGCCTCGCCATGATTCTCGATGCGGATATGGTAGGACCAGAACCAGCGCCCGCTCGACGGGGCCGATTGCTCGGCCAGATAGCTCACCGCCACCCGCACCGTGACGTCACCGGTGACCGCTTGGTGCGGGAAGAGGATCGCCATTCCGAGTGACTTCATCGGGTCACGCTACCACCCCGGCAGCCCTGCGCAACCGAATGGTGAGGCGTTCACGCGCGTCCCACGTCCAATCGCCCGGCCGGTCCAGCAGATCGCGGCGGATCCGGCGGCCGGTCATCGCCAGCCCGGTCAGCCAGTCGGCCGTGGCACGGGTCACCACTTCCTGCTCCAACCCGAAGCCAAGCTCGGCCAGCAGCAGGATTTCATAGGACAACAACGCGGGCCCCCACCCGCTGGCCGAGGGTGCCGCCGCAATCGCCTCCAGCAGCCCGTCCAGCGCATCGTAGAGCGAAGGGTAGGATTGATGCTCGGGAAGCACCTGCGCTGTCAGTGCCGTCGCCCACAGGATGGCGGCGGCGGGAAGCGGCTCGGTCATCAGCGTCGCCCGGCTGCGGGTCAGCTCGACCTCTCCTTGCGGCAATTGCGCTTCGGTGCGGGCGGAGAGCCTCGCTTCCACCGCATTGCCGGCCAGCAGAACGGGCCGCATCCGCCGCCCGCGCGCGCCGCGAACATAGGTCGCGACCAGCCCCTGCCCCGGGGTCAACAGGCGAACCACCGCGCCCTGTTCGCCGTGGACCCGCAGCGACAGGATGATCGCCGGCGTGGTCAGGCGCACGGGGTGACCCTGTGCGGATCAGCCGCCGGCATGAAAGAAGTCGTAGATCTGGCGCGCGGTGGCCTTGCTGATTCCCGGGGCTTTCTCGAGATCCTCCAGCGCGGCGCCCTTGACCGAGCGCGCGGTTCCGAAATGCATCAGCAGCGCGCGTTTCCGGGTCGGGCCGATGCCGGGCACTTCGTCGAGCGAGGAGGTCGTCAGGCTCTTGGCGCGCTTGGCCCGGTGGGTCCCGATGGCGAAACGGTGCGCCTCGTCGCGCATCCGCTGGAGGTAGAACAGCAAGGGAGCGTTGACCGGAAAGGTCAGTTCGCGCCCGTTGGGCAGGTGGAACACCTCGCGCCCTTCACGGCCATGGTGCGGTCCCTTGGCGACTCCGACCACCGGAACGTCATGGACCCCGGCATCCTCCATGATCTCCAGCACGGCGTTGAGCTGTCCCCGGCCCCCGTCGATCAGGATAAGGTCGGGCCATTCGCCGCTGGAGCGGTCGGGATCGTCCTTTTCGAGCCGCTGGAAGCGCCGCTCGAGTACCTCCTTCATCATCGCGAAATCGTCGTCGGTCGACGCCTTCTTGATGTTGAACTTGCGATAATGGTTTTTGAGGAAGCCCTGCGGCCCGGCGACGATCATCGCCCCGGTTGCGGCCGTACCCATGATGTGGCTGTTGTCGTAGACCTCGATCCGCTTGGGAACGTCGGGCAATTCGAACGCGT
Above is a window of Sphingomonas glaciei DNA encoding:
- the ntrX gene encoding nitrogen assimilation response regulator NtrX gives rise to the protein MALEVLVVDDEADIRDLVAGVLEDEGYAVRSAGNSTEALDAIESRRPSLVLLDVWLQGSRMDGLQLLEEVKRRDPSLPVLMISGHGNLDTAVAAIREGAIDFIEKPFEASRLLHLVGRATETDRLRRENADLKLRVGTDDQLNGSSIAINTVRATLKRVAPTGSRVLITGPAGVGKEIAARTIHNWSTRAGGPFVTVAAARMDPDRVEEELFGSDSDGVARPGFLEQAHGGTLFLDEIADMPPTTQGKILRVLTDQSFTRVGGQRPVKVDVRVLSATSRNLSEEIAAGRFREDLYYRLNVVPVRIPPLRERREDIPELSAHYLARFAAERRMPPPNLSDEALAALQAHDWPGNVRQLRNIIERTVIMAPTDRLARIDVDMLPTEVLDSGGSGGLSSATLSIMGSPLREARESFEREYLRVQIRRFSGNISRTASFIGMERSALHRKLKALGLGDKGQNGEEER
- a CDS encoding sensor histidine kinase; protein product: MDARSAASTLDQPPSLKRWLASERANGRFYRVLELIAAGVLLAMLATSYATLARGDPTEMASPPLIALLLVGNLVPAILLMVLLTRRLAVRRAAQGELGTGLLHTRLVALFSIIAAVPTVLVAIFASFLLQSGLEFWFSNKARGMLENSVQIARGAYQQEVDRVAAETTTMATDVVRILLPRYSLDDIRFADAFARSQVLPRNLSEAIIFTAGDDAVIRTQVLVNPYDRPLESLITPAKLKELEGRDWVEVNSSDRVGTLTRIPEESGLFLYSARVFEPALKQQLDRADSVLIDYRTLQERARLYQLRFNAALLLGSLIIVGLAIVVALRLADRLVRPLGGLVTAAGRVEEGDFSTRVAVNRKDDEIGVLSEAFNRMTGRLEEQTGALKAVNTQLETRRAFIEAVLGSVTAGVIALDDDRRILLTNRSAEALLQHGAEGIEQRTLHEVSHELEEFLCGDQREADVLVRAEGGQRTLAVKRVRYADGWVLTFDDITEQLADQRRAAWSDIARRIAHEIKNPLTPIQLAAERIQRRFGKEVQSDPETFGRLTETIVRQVDNLRRMVDEFSNFARMPKPKFREENVHDIARTSLFLHEVAHPGITFALVPPQGDIRMICDRGQLGQALTNVVKNAVEAIESRRNRGEQSLEGDRVTLRLSKDSRQLVMDLNDTGIGLPQDRERLTEPYMTTRVRGTGLGLAIVKKIVEEHGGEIAFLDRAGGGTHVRIAFDLARLALLAEAAEQPQDEESA
- the dusB gene encoding tRNA dihydrouridine synthase DusB codes for the protein MDSFKPISIGPVRIDAPVILAPMTGVSDLPFRKIVKRFGAGLTVSEMIASQAAIRETRQSLQKALWDPSEEPVSLQLAGCSPKEMADAARLNEQRGAAIIDINMGCPVKKVVNGDAGSALMRDLPLAAAIIEATVKAVSVPVTVKMRMGWCHESLNAPELARIAQDLGAQMITVHGRTRNQMYKGSADWSFVRKVKDAVTLPVIVNGDINSRADAREALAQSGADGVMIGRGAYGRPWLLGQVLADLAGGERPDPSLDEQLAIILEQYDAMQSLYGTVTGVNLARKHIGWYTKGLHGSAEFRQKVNTQDDPRQVVQMLREFYAPWLSRAAA
- a CDS encoding bifunctional 2-C-methyl-D-erythritol 4-phosphate cytidylyltransferase/2-C-methyl-D-erythritol 2,4-cyclodiphosphate synthase, whose protein sequence is MDQVTALIVAAGFGTRMGGELPKQYRPLAGKPLLRHAVEALIGHPRISAVRVVIGNGQEDQARAALAGLDVGTPIIGGAERADSVRAGLEAIGDGIVLVHDAARPFCPPVVIDRLLDALGKADGAVPVLPVADTLAKGDSELRGTVNRIQLLRVQTPQAFHLEDLRYAYDEAASSAPTDESTVMQHAGLKVATVAGDESLHKLTSPRDWERAEMMLAARMISRSGTGFDVHAFEGPGPLIMGGITIDHPQGLAGHSDADVVLHAITDALLGAAALGDIGQHFPPSDPQWKGAASDRFLRHAADLIGAKGGIIDHVDCTVICEAPKVGPHRAAIQARVAEILDLQSEAVSIKATTTEQLGFIGRREGIAASAIATVRLPA
- a CDS encoding CinA family protein produces the protein MDSLLPPELVALAAAVIEKNKAIGRRIAVAESCTGGLVSAALTEVPGSSAVFEAGYVTYANEAKIKALGVSEDVLDTFGAVSIATAWAMARGALLRSGADVAVAITGIAGPDGGTAAKPVGTVVFARAERGQEDEAIIADTKCFDPASGRSNIRLQAALCALELLEP